A window of the Cystobacter fuscus genome harbors these coding sequences:
- a CDS encoding RICIN domain-containing protein: MTPFKKNTRTGITMALWGLCGLVPSLAAAAGESVQVWLTTTSGSSLSKRFNAEANKTFGTQSGTSTTIDITESTTYQTIDGFGGALTDSSAWLIYNSPQRNAIMNDLFSVSAGGGYGMVRLPMGASDFARNNYSYDDTCCDLNGFSINHDTAYIIPLLKQALQLNSELKITAVPWSAPGWMKFNNSFTGGGYLRNDLYGMYADYFVKFLQGYKAQGLSIHSVSMQNEPHNANSTYATMQMEPADQSNFAANNLRPALDNAGFGSVKIFAWDHNWYDGGVPARFPYDTMAYNNGQAQSAIAGVAWHCYEGPEGSFSVQNDFHNAYPNEEIHFTECSGGEWAKDAAANLTWNVRNLVIGPLRNWARSSMYWNIALDPNHGPYTGGCYDCRGMLTVNNSTGTYTKNEDYYSWAHFGKVARAGAVRIGSTSLGNGNIETVAFKNPDGSLALVALNSNASQTLTFKVRWNGQSFDYSLPPRSIASFKWKAGSSGGSTTAYRIVNKSTGKCVDIEGPSTADGAKIHQWACHTGSSQQWTLQPTDGGYYQIVSRYSGKALDVADVSTADGAPVQQWVWSNGSNQQFKTVSLGNGYVRIEARHSGKVLDVTSCTSSGDGTKLQQWTWSNNDCQQFLLEPI; this comes from the coding sequence ATGACTCCCTTCAAGAAGAACACGCGGACGGGTATCACGATGGCGCTGTGGGGCTTGTGCGGGCTGGTGCCCTCGCTCGCCGCGGCGGCGGGTGAGTCCGTCCAGGTCTGGCTGACCACCACCTCGGGCAGCTCCCTCTCCAAGCGCTTCAACGCCGAGGCGAACAAGACCTTCGGAACGCAGAGCGGCACGTCGACGACGATCGACATCACCGAGTCGACGACCTACCAGACCATCGATGGCTTCGGGGGGGCCCTGACGGACTCGTCCGCGTGGCTCATCTACAATTCACCCCAGCGCAACGCCATCATGAACGATCTGTTCAGCGTGTCGGCGGGCGGGGGCTACGGCATGGTCCGCCTGCCCATGGGGGCGTCGGACTTCGCGCGCAACAACTACAGCTACGACGACACGTGCTGTGACTTGAATGGCTTCTCCATCAACCACGACACGGCCTACATCATCCCGCTGCTCAAGCAGGCGCTCCAGCTCAACTCCGAGCTGAAGATCACCGCCGTGCCGTGGAGCGCCCCCGGGTGGATGAAGTTCAACAACTCGTTCACCGGCGGCGGCTACCTGCGCAATGACCTGTACGGCATGTATGCCGATTACTTCGTCAAGTTCCTCCAGGGCTACAAGGCGCAGGGCTTGTCCATCCACTCGGTGAGCATGCAGAACGAGCCGCACAACGCCAACAGCACGTACGCGACGATGCAGATGGAGCCGGCGGATCAATCCAACTTCGCGGCCAACAACCTGCGGCCCGCGCTCGACAACGCGGGCTTCGGCTCGGTGAAGATCTTCGCCTGGGATCACAACTGGTACGACGGGGGCGTCCCGGCGCGCTTCCCCTACGACACCATGGCCTACAACAACGGCCAGGCCCAGTCGGCCATCGCGGGCGTGGCCTGGCACTGCTACGAGGGCCCCGAGGGCAGCTTCAGCGTCCAGAACGACTTCCACAACGCCTACCCCAACGAGGAGATCCACTTCACCGAGTGCTCCGGTGGCGAGTGGGCGAAGGACGCGGCGGCCAACCTGACGTGGAACGTGCGCAACCTCGTCATCGGCCCGCTGCGCAACTGGGCGCGCAGCTCCATGTACTGGAACATCGCGTTGGACCCCAACCACGGCCCCTACACGGGCGGCTGCTACGACTGCCGCGGCATGCTGACGGTGAACAACTCCACGGGCACCTACACGAAGAACGAGGACTACTACTCCTGGGCGCACTTCGGGAAGGTGGCGCGCGCGGGCGCGGTGCGCATCGGCTCGACGAGCCTGGGCAATGGCAACATCGAGACCGTGGCCTTCAAGAACCCGGACGGCTCGCTGGCGCTGGTGGCGCTCAACTCCAACGCCAGCCAGACGCTCACCTTCAAGGTGCGCTGGAACGGCCAGTCCTTCGACTACTCGCTGCCGCCGCGCTCGATCGCCTCGTTCAAGTGGAAGGCGGGCTCCTCGGGGGGCAGCACCACCGCCTACCGCATCGTGAACAAGTCCACCGGCAAGTGCGTGGACATCGAGGGGCCGAGCACCGCGGATGGTGCGAAGATCCACCAGTGGGCCTGCCACACCGGCTCGAGCCAGCAGTGGACGCTCCAGCCGACGGACGGCGGCTACTACCAGATCGTCTCGCGCTACAGCGGCAAGGCGCTCGACGTGGCGGACGTGAGCACCGCGGACGGCGCGCCCGTGCAGCAGTGGGTCTGGTCCAACGGCTCCAATCAGCAGTTCAAGACCGTCTCACTGGGCAACGGCTACGTCCGGAT
- a CDS encoding beta-1,3-glucanase family protein: MSHTVFRNDRAVRTGSRSALLAGGAGLMLATALGCGQMPETNSHEDLVRKAQEVIVGSRIQAEGWNSSLTTAGAVFNEGGGDGQSVAGLQVNEVIGYSGVNFGSGVNQIQVRVGAPYAGGKAEIWADAVGSGTKLGTVAISAATGSDWNTFTTLTIATPAISGTHNLFFKGVATGGDWLFKLDYFELHNTTGGGGTNPPPTGTVPVVVTNKCPFALNVVLSGVGDIPLEKDSAGNKIYRNLGTGGSYTYYPPGNYPSGRVSAYRTLPSPSSPRELEKAEFTLGPDGNGVQNIYYNLTYVDHVGLPMQISTVGNNGCNMAQCNKSYSALSTAIANACPDGLRYTMGGGTICLAPRSFCIDGEYASDPRRASVCNRLDSEIARCASKYPGQCNPGSEKTPQVYACSGNFFSQSAKWCSAITRGMVDNPDSTNVAQYYNTGKPYNQYARWVHDQCGAVYSFAYDDYPMAANQAGFYTCNGGRQLNVTFCPAG; encoded by the coding sequence ATGTCCCACACGGTATTCCGGAATGATCGAGCTGTTCGGACGGGAAGCAGGAGCGCGCTGCTCGCGGGTGGCGCGGGGTTGATGCTGGCGACGGCCCTGGGCTGTGGCCAGATGCCGGAGACCAACAGCCACGAGGACCTGGTGCGCAAGGCGCAGGAGGTCATCGTGGGCAGCCGCATCCAGGCGGAAGGTTGGAACTCCTCGCTGACGACGGCCGGCGCCGTGTTCAACGAGGGCGGCGGTGACGGGCAGTCGGTGGCCGGCCTCCAGGTCAACGAGGTCATCGGCTACAGCGGGGTGAACTTCGGCAGTGGCGTGAACCAGATCCAGGTTCGCGTGGGCGCGCCCTACGCGGGAGGCAAGGCGGAGATCTGGGCCGACGCGGTGGGCAGTGGCACGAAGCTCGGCACGGTGGCGATCTCCGCCGCCACGGGCAGTGATTGGAATACCTTCACCACCCTGACCATCGCCACGCCGGCCATCAGCGGCACGCACAACCTGTTCTTCAAGGGCGTGGCGACGGGCGGTGACTGGTTGTTCAAGCTCGACTACTTCGAGCTGCACAACACGACGGGGGGCGGGGGCACGAATCCTCCTCCGACGGGCACGGTGCCGGTGGTGGTGACGAACAAGTGCCCGTTCGCCCTCAACGTCGTCCTGTCGGGCGTGGGCGACATCCCGCTGGAGAAGGACTCGGCGGGCAACAAGATCTACCGCAACCTCGGCACCGGCGGCAGCTACACCTACTACCCGCCGGGCAACTACCCCAGCGGCCGCGTGAGCGCCTACCGCACGCTGCCCTCGCCCTCCTCGCCGCGCGAGCTGGAGAAGGCCGAGTTCACGCTCGGACCCGACGGCAACGGCGTGCAGAACATCTACTACAACCTCACGTACGTGGACCACGTGGGCCTGCCCATGCAGATCTCCACCGTGGGCAACAACGGCTGCAACATGGCCCAGTGCAACAAGAGCTACAGCGCGCTGAGCACGGCCATCGCCAACGCGTGTCCGGACGGGCTGCGCTACACCATGGGGGGCGGCACCATCTGCCTCGCGCCGCGCTCCTTCTGCATCGACGGGGAGTACGCGAGCGACCCGCGCCGCGCCTCGGTGTGCAACCGCCTGGACAGCGAGATCGCCCGGTGCGCGAGCAAGTACCCCGGCCAGTGCAACCCGGGCTCGGAGAAGACGCCCCAGGTGTACGCCTGCTCGGGCAACTTCTTCTCCCAGAGCGCCAAGTGGTGCTCGGCCATCACGCGCGGCATGGTGGACAACCCCGACAGCACGAACGTGGCCCAGTACTACAACACCGGCAAGCCCTACAACCAGTACGCCAGGTGGGTGCATGACCAGTGCGGCGCGGTGTACTCGTTCGCCTACGACGACTACCCCATGGCGGCCAACCAGGCCGGCTTCTACACCTGCAACGGTGGCCGGCAGCTCAACGTGACGTTCTGCCCCGCGGGCTGA
- a CDS encoding ArsA family ATPase, translating into MGALFDKRLWIVSGKGGVGKSTVAAALALRSARAGRRTLVCEVNTQERISGLLGHRPVGPQVTPLEDNLWAVDVRPQEAMREYALMVLRFETLYKTVFENKVVRYFLRFIPSLQELVLLGKILFHAQEKRPDGQPLWDTIVMDAPATGHAITFLRVPQVLMQTVPPGPMSREALKMKDLLEDPAVTAAVLVSLPEEMPVNETLELHAALRDQVRVRTHAAVLNATFPERFTEDDLEALVDQPELFQLARAHHARAAQTVLAQLKLERNLHVPVHSVPRIFTPCFDRSAIEQIITHLEPLVTGKAAP; encoded by the coding sequence ATGGGCGCGCTGTTCGACAAGCGGTTGTGGATCGTTTCCGGCAAGGGTGGCGTGGGCAAGAGCACCGTCGCCGCCGCCCTGGCCCTGCGCTCGGCACGTGCGGGCCGCCGCACCCTGGTGTGCGAGGTCAATACCCAGGAGCGCATCAGCGGCCTGCTCGGACATCGCCCCGTGGGCCCCCAGGTCACTCCCCTGGAAGACAACCTGTGGGCGGTGGACGTGCGCCCCCAGGAGGCCATGCGCGAGTACGCGCTCATGGTCCTGCGCTTCGAGACCCTCTACAAGACGGTCTTCGAGAACAAGGTGGTGCGCTACTTCCTGCGCTTCATCCCCTCGCTGCAGGAGCTGGTGCTGCTCGGGAAGATCCTCTTCCACGCCCAGGAGAAGCGCCCGGATGGCCAGCCGCTGTGGGACACGATCGTCATGGACGCTCCGGCCACGGGCCACGCCATCACCTTCCTCCGCGTGCCCCAGGTGCTCATGCAGACGGTGCCCCCCGGGCCCATGTCCCGCGAGGCCCTGAAGATGAAGGATCTCCTGGAGGATCCGGCGGTGACGGCCGCGGTGCTGGTGTCGCTGCCCGAGGAGATGCCGGTGAACGAGACGCTCGAGCTGCACGCCGCGCTGCGCGACCAGGTGCGGGTGCGCACCCACGCGGCGGTGCTCAACGCCACCTTCCCCGAGCGCTTCACCGAGGATGATCTGGAGGCCCTGGTGGACCAACCCGAGCTGTTCCAGCTCGCCCGCGCCCACCACGCCCGCGCGGCGCAGACGGTACTCGCGCAGCTCAAGCTGGAGCGCAACCTGCACGTCCCCGTCCACTCCGTGCCCCGCATCTTCACCCCGTGCTTCGACCGCTCGGCCATCGAGCAGATCATCACCCACCTGGAGCCGCTGGTGACGGGGAAGGCGGCCCCATGA
- a CDS encoding ArsA family ATPase, which produces MNALSEALASKRVLVSVGSGGVGKTTVSATLALRAAVDGRSSLVCTIDPAKRLANSLGLNALGNVEAEVPASALAPLGVTARARLHAMMLDMKQTWDDLIVKNAPADKREKILANRFYQSLSSALAGSQEYVAMEKLWELRTQRDYELIVLDTPPTAHALDFLEAPNRVLDFLDNEAARWLLTPALAAGKVGLSLFNLGSSYMAKTISRFTGTETLQELAAFMLSIAPMNESFRVRARGVRELLEAEQTGFVLVTSPGRERLDEVVHFHKLLRQNGMEIVAVVVNRVHPMPPASLWEEARSLIPARRAKVEQTLREMTLLAEQDARGILELQAACEGTPLVQVPRFEMDVHDIGALWRTGRFLMGEEVIALPPPQLTAGQG; this is translated from the coding sequence ATGAACGCGCTGTCGGAAGCCCTCGCGTCCAAGCGCGTCCTGGTGTCCGTGGGTTCGGGGGGCGTGGGCAAGACGACCGTCTCCGCCACGCTCGCCCTGCGCGCCGCGGTGGATGGCCGCAGCAGCCTCGTGTGCACCATCGACCCGGCCAAGCGGCTGGCCAACTCGCTCGGGCTCAATGCCCTGGGCAACGTGGAGGCCGAGGTGCCCGCCAGCGCCCTGGCGCCGCTGGGCGTCACCGCCCGCGCCCGCCTGCACGCGATGATGCTGGACATGAAGCAGACGTGGGACGATCTCATCGTCAAGAACGCCCCCGCCGACAAGCGCGAGAAGATCCTCGCCAACCGCTTCTACCAGTCGCTGTCCAGCGCGCTCGCCGGCAGCCAGGAGTACGTGGCGATGGAGAAGCTCTGGGAGCTGCGCACCCAGCGCGACTACGAGCTCATCGTGCTCGACACGCCACCCACCGCGCACGCGCTCGACTTCCTGGAAGCCCCCAACCGGGTGCTGGACTTCCTGGACAACGAGGCCGCCCGGTGGCTGCTCACCCCGGCGCTCGCCGCGGGCAAGGTGGGCCTGTCGCTCTTCAACCTGGGCAGCAGCTACATGGCGAAGACCATCTCCCGCTTCACCGGCACGGAGACCCTGCAGGAGCTGGCCGCCTTCATGCTCTCCATCGCCCCCATGAACGAGAGCTTCCGGGTGCGGGCGCGCGGCGTGCGCGAGCTGCTGGAGGCGGAGCAGACGGGCTTCGTCCTGGTGACCAGCCCCGGCCGGGAGCGCCTGGACGAGGTGGTGCACTTCCACAAGCTGCTCAGGCAGAACGGGATGGAAATCGTGGCCGTGGTGGTCAACCGCGTCCACCCGATGCCCCCTGCTTCCCTCTGGGAGGAGGCCCGGAGCCTCATTCCCGCCCGGCGCGCGAAGGTGGAGCAGACGCTGCGGGAGATGACGCTGCTGGCCGAGCAGGACGCCCGCGGCATCCTCGAGCTGCAAGCCGCCTGCGAGGGCACACCCCTGGTCCAGGTGCCACGCTTCGAGATGGACGTGCACGACATCGGCGCCCTGTGGCGCACCGGGCGCTTCCTCATGGGCGAAGAGGTGATTGCCCTGCCGCCGCCCCAGCTCACGGCCGGCCAGGGCTGA
- a CDS encoding PAAR domain-containing protein: protein MIPGSTAAHQAVRQAQHPPSPPKPLVQPTGENVALDSFATVVNRTAAPFQNAPPAHQGSVGELNQLLSGVLGAIGAPVELLNTGFALATNAVSAMLPALPAATLTALHVGLPHPHSHPPSLIPPAPPIPLPSIGTVLLSGCVSVLINGLPAARAGDVGVSVTCGTFTPPLEIFTGSSKVFIGGARAARMGDITKHCTPSAGPMSKLSKVMMGAGMAAGALSVVTNLQDAAASSAAPAESAAAAAANAAAASGQALAAGMAAAQLAADAAAMAMSLLVGKDPGLIPGLGALVTGQPNVLIGGFPMPPWGDVARGLMKLVKGLRGGNRGGHTQGHQHCATCS from the coding sequence ATGATTCCAGGCTCGACAGCGGCCCACCAAGCGGTGCGCCAAGCCCAGCATCCCCCCAGCCCTCCCAAGCCGCTGGTGCAGCCCACGGGAGAGAACGTCGCGCTCGACTCCTTCGCGACGGTGGTCAACCGCACGGCCGCGCCCTTCCAGAACGCGCCTCCCGCCCACCAGGGCTCGGTCGGTGAACTCAATCAGCTCCTGTCGGGTGTGCTGGGCGCCATTGGCGCGCCGGTGGAGTTGCTCAACACGGGCTTCGCGCTGGCCACCAACGCCGTGTCGGCCATGCTGCCCGCACTGCCAGCGGCCACGCTCACGGCCCTGCACGTGGGGCTGCCGCATCCGCACTCCCATCCGCCCAGCCTCATCCCGCCAGCCCCACCCATTCCACTGCCGAGTATTGGCACGGTCCTGCTCAGTGGCTGTGTCTCCGTGCTCATCAATGGCCTTCCGGCGGCGCGCGCCGGTGATGTGGGCGTCTCCGTCACCTGCGGGACCTTCACTCCACCGCTGGAGATCTTCACCGGCTCGAGCAAGGTGTTCATCGGCGGGGCGCGGGCCGCCCGGATGGGGGACATCACCAAGCACTGCACCCCATCGGCGGGTCCGATGTCCAAGCTGTCGAAGGTGATGATGGGCGCGGGAATGGCGGCGGGCGCGTTGAGCGTGGTCACCAACCTGCAGGACGCGGCGGCTTCAAGCGCCGCGCCCGCCGAGTCCGCCGCCGCGGCGGCAGCCAACGCCGCCGCGGCCTCCGGCCAGGCACTGGCGGCGGGAATGGCCGCGGCCCAGCTCGCCGCCGATGCCGCCGCCATGGCCATGTCCCTGTTGGTTGGAAAGGACCCGGGGCTCATCCCTGGCTTGGGGGCCCTCGTCACCGGGCAGCCGAACGTCCTGATTGGGGGCTTTCCCATGCCCCCTTGGGGCGACGTCGCGCGCGGGCTGATGAAGCTGGTGAAAGGCCTGCGAGGTGGGAATCGCGGCGGACACACCCAGGGGCATCAGCATTGCGCGACCTGCTCATGA